A genomic stretch from Engraulis encrasicolus isolate BLACKSEA-1 chromosome 10, IST_EnEncr_1.0, whole genome shotgun sequence includes:
- the LOC134457229 gene encoding potassium voltage-gated channel subfamily A member 2-like, translated as MTVASGDQLDEAAAQPGQPQDMYDGDVDHECCERVVINISGLRFETQLKTLSQFPETLLGDPKKRMRYFDPLRNEYFFDRNRPSFDAILYYYQSGGRLRRPVNVTLDIFSEEIRFYELGEEAIEIFREDEGFIKEEERPLPENEFQRQVWLLFEYPESSGPARIIAIISVMVILISIVSFCLETLPIFRSDEADMPHAYQANFNGTSSYFPTSFTDPFFILETLCIIWFSFEFLVRFFACPSKAGFFVNIMNIIDIVAIIPYFITLGTELAEKPEEQQGQQAMSLAILRVIRLVRVFRIFKLSRHSKGLQILGQTLKASMRELGLLIFFLFIGVILFSSAVYFAEADEPDSQFVSIPDAFWWAVVSMTTVGYGDMVPTTIGGKIVGSLCAIAGVLTIALPVPVIVSNFNYFYHRETEGEEQAQYLNAPYVPKADSNEDLKKSHSGSTLSKSDYMEIHEAVRAANSHEDFRVEENLKPTGNCTVLSNTNYVNITKMLTDV; from the coding sequence ATGACGGTGGCTAGTGGAGACCAGCTAGATGAAGCAGCGGCACAGCCCGGTCAGCCCCAGGATATGTACGACGGGGACGTGGATCACGAGTGCTGCGAGCGGGTGGTCATCAACATCTCCGGCCTGCGCTTCGAGACGCAGCTCAAGACGCTCTCGCAGTTCCCCGAGACGCTGCTGGGGGACCCCAAGAAGCGCATGCGCTACTTCGACCCGCTCAGGAACGAGTACTTCTTCGACAGGAACCGGCCCAGCTTCGACGCCATATTGTATTACTACCAGTCGGGCGGGAGGTTACGGCGGCCGGTCAACGTCACGTTGGACATCTTCTCCGAGGAGATCCGCTTCTACGAACTCGGCGAGGAGGCAATTGAGATATTCCGAGAAGACGAGGGCTTCATAAAGGAAGAGGAACGACCACTGCCAGAGAACGAGTTCCAGAGACAGGTATGGCTGCTCTTCGAGTACCCGGAGAGCTCGGGGCCTGCCCGCATCATCGCCATCATATCCGTGATGGTGATCCTCATCTCTATCGTCAGCTTCTGCCTGGAGACCTTGCCTATATTCCGCAGCGATGAGGCTGACATGCCTCACGCCTACCAGGCCAACTTCAACGGCACCTCCTCGTACTTTCCAACGAGCTTCACGGACCCCTTTTTTATCCTCGAGACCCTGTGCATCATCTGGTTCTCGTTTGAGTTCCTCGTCAGGTTCTTCGCCTGCCCCAGCAAAGCTGGGTTCTTCGTCAACATCATGAACATTATTGACATTGTCGCCATCATTCCTTACTTCATCACCTTGGGAACGGAGCTGGCGGAGAAGCCCGAGGAGCAGCAGGGCCAGCAGGCCATGTCCCTCGCCATCCTGAGGGTCATCCGACTGGTGCGCGTGTTTCGAATCTTCAAGCTGTCGCGACACTCCAAAGGCCTTCAGATCTTGGGCCAGACCCTCAAGGCCAGCATGAGGGAGCTGGGGctgctcatcttcttcctcttcatcggAGTCATCCTCTTCTCCAGCGCCGTCTACTTCGCCGAGGCTGACGAGCCCGACTCCCAGTTCGTCAGCATCCCGGACGCCTTCTGGTGGGCCGTGGTGTCCATGACGACCGTGGGCTACGGCGACATGGTGCCCACCACCATCGGCGGCAAGATCGTCGGCTCGCTGTGCGCCATCGCCGGCGTGTTGACCATCGCCCTGCCCGTGCCTGTCATCGTCTCCAACTTCAACTACTTCTACCACCGCGAGACGGAGGGCGAGGAGCAGGCGCAGTACCTCAACGCCCCCTACGTCCCCAAGGCGGACTCCAACGAGGACCTGAAGAAGAGCCACAGCGGCTCCACCCTCAGCAAGTCGGACTACATGGAGATCCATGAGGCCGTGCGCGCCGCCAACAGCCATGAGGACTTCCGCGTCGAGGAGAACCTCAAACCGACGGGCAACTGCACCGTGCTGTCCAACACCAACTACGTCAACATCACCAAGATGCTCACGGATGTATAA